The following coding sequences lie in one Chelonia mydas isolate rCheMyd1 chromosome 6, rCheMyd1.pri.v2, whole genome shotgun sequence genomic window:
- the LOC102936796 gene encoding olfactory receptor 1019-like — protein sequence MGNHSEVTEFILSGLTDRLELQVPLFGVFLLIYGVTLVGNGGMILLITIDPRLHTPMYFFLRNLSFCDLFVSLIISPKMLLNFLAQRKSISYMACAVQMCLSILLADVECLLLAVMAYDRYVAICNPLLYTVTMSRQLCKQLVAGVYAVGVVDSMIHTCCTFQLSFCSSNIINHFFCDILPLLALSCSDTRINEIVMFALTSCITGSSFMTVLLSYVYIIFAILQIRSAEGQRKAFSTCTFHLTSVVLFFGTLLFMYLRPTSSYAMDIDKVASVFYTLVIPMLNPLIYSLRNKEVNDALRKAMNKLLTNS from the coding sequence ATGGGAAATCACTCGGAGGTGACTGAGTTCATTCTCTCAGGACTGACAGATCGTCTGGAGCTACAGGTCCCCCTGTTTGGGGTGTTCCTACTGATTTATGGTGTCACcctggtggggaatggggggatgATCTTGTTAATCACAATTGATCCCCGActccacacccccatgtactttttCCTCAGGAATTTGTCTTTCTGTGACCTCTTTGTTTCCTTGATAATTTCCCCTAAGATGCTGCTGAATTTCTTAGCCCAGAGGAAAAGCATTTCTTACatggcctgtgctgtgcaaaTGTGTCTCTCTATCCTTTTGGCAGATGTTGAGTGCCTCTTGCTGGCTGTGATGGCATATGACCGTTATGTGGCCATCTGTAACCCGCTGCTCTATACGGTCACTATGTCCAGGCAGCTTTGTAAACAGCTGGTGGCTGGGGTGTATGCTGTGGGGGTGGTGGATTCAATGATACACACATGTTGTACatttcagctgtcattctgcagctcCAACATCATCAAtcatttcttctgtgacatcCTCCCACTGTTGGCGCTCTCCTGTTCTGACACCAGAATCAATGAGATTGTGATGTTTGCTTTGACAAGCTGCATTACAGGGAGCAGCTTTATGACTGTCCTCCTCTCCTATGTCTATATCATCTTCGCCATCCTGCAGATCCGCTCTGCTGAGGGCCAGcgcaaagccttctccacctgcactTTCCACTTGAcctctgtggttttgttttttggcaccCTCCTCTTCATGTATTTACGTCCCACCTCCAGCTATGCCATGGACATAGACAAAGTGGCCTCAGTGTTTTACACGCTGGTGATTCCCATGTTGaaccccctcatctacagcctgaggaacaaggaggtgAATGATGCCCTGAGGAAAGCAATGAATAAACTGCTAACCAATTCTTGA